The proteins below come from a single Metarhizium brunneum chromosome 1, complete sequence genomic window:
- the AGP2_0 gene encoding General amino acid permease AGP2 yields the protein MGVIEDNAAGSAASLWVIGIENLGITGLPGLINATILLSGMSCGKGHLYSSSRTLYGLARDGQAPRSLVKCTESGVPVYFVALVSLITCITFLVTAILYFGCKVWRVTETVDSQTADLVSGKAEVDEECKI from the exons ATGGGGGTCATTGAAGATAACGCCGCCGGGTCGGCTGCCAGTCTGTGGGTGATTGGGATTGAGAACTTGGGCATCACGGGGCTACCCGGCTTGATCAATGCCACTATTCTCCTCTCGGGCATGTCTTGCGGAAAGGGTCATCTTTACTCGTCGTCCAGAACGCTTTATGGCCTGGCAAGAG ACGGCCAAGCACCCAGATCCCTCGTCAAGTGCACCGAATCTGGCGTCCCCGTCTATTTCGTTGCCCTCGTGAGCCTCATCACCTGCATAACGTTTCTTGTGACTGCTATCTTGTATTTTGGATGCAAGGTTTGGAGGGTGACCGAGACGGTTGATTCGCAGACGGCGGATTTGGTGAGTGGCAAGGCCGAGGTTGATGAAGAGTGCAAGATCTAG
- the plc1_0 gene encoding 1-phosphatidylinositol 4,5-bisphosphate phosphodiesterase 1 yields MADHHISSKFSKLNPFGSDDEDGGEGIAVDSVGGGGRSTRKAHHAKQQLNVSNALRKYLAKQKVIAEHDAGIGSNETTPALRSLLGKSHFDVPESLLDRSRPLPEYFISSSHNTYLMAHQLYGTSSASAYETALKTGSRCVEIDAWDNSANPEEPKVTHGFTLVSHILFRQVCETIRDVFDEEKAIAQKDPSYAVAPILLSLENHCGEQGQKRLVEIMKEVLGDRLLAQPVIQKGHREQSGEDEHVCLADLGACIAVIVEYDLKGDVGAAEESESESPSDNEQEGEEAKAARKAYKEKTKEAAPAGIIPELADLGVYAQSVKPVDNSWFNPGTLVNGPHHHLINVSESGLSSHLPDESIAIAAHNSQHLMRVYPKGTRISSSNLKPLKFWAIGAQICALNWQTFGTSNQLNDALFSGSEGYILKPAALRSGGDGRILTGKKKRLRLHVAGATDIPVHEDREADSLRPYLTCNLYSPGDIEGDTYKRKTTPYKHHKFSILHRGDNPPVTEPIWDETLEWVYEDNELVFLRMLIKSDDAWARNPMIAVAAIRLLYAVPGWSFIRMMDMKGGETKCTILVKIEIDDV; encoded by the coding sequence atggcAGATCATCACATTTCATCCAAATTTTCCAAGCTCAATCCCTTCGGctccgacgacgaagacggaGGGGAGGGCATTGCCGTCGACTCTGTGGGCGGCGGAGGTCGCAGCACGCGGAAAGCTCACCACGCAAAGCAGCAGCTCAACGTCAGCAATGCTCTTCGCAAATACCTTGCCAAGCAGAAAGTCATTGCAGAGCACGATGCAGGCATCGGCTCCAATGAAACCACTCCTGCCTTGCGCAGCTTGCTGGGCAAATCTCACTTCGACGTGCCCGAGTCGCTGCTGGACAGGTCCCGCCCCTTGCCAGAATACTTCATCAGCTCCAGCCACAACACATATCTCATGGCGCACCAGCTGTACGggacgtcgtcggcatcggcataCGAGACTGCCTTGAAGACGGGGTCGCGGTGTGTTGAAATAGACGCCTGGGATAACAGCGCGAATCCTGAGGAACCCAAGGTCACTCACGGTTTCACTCTGGTGTCGCATATCTTGTTCAGGCAGGTGTGTGAGACTATTCGGGATGTCTTTGACGAGGAAAAGGCCATTGCGCAAAAGGACCCCTCGTATGCTGTTGCGCCTATTTTGCTGTCGCTCGAGAACCATTGCGGTGAGCAGGGACAGAAGCGACTGGTGGAGATTATGAAGGAGGTTCTTGGGGATCGACTACTTGCTCAGCCGGTCATACAGAAGGGACATCGAGAACAGAGCGGCGAAGATGAACATGTGTGTCTGGCTGATTTGGGCGCCTGTATTGCTGTCATTGTCGAGTACGATCTCAAGGGAGATGTCGGCGCCGCTGAGGAATCCGAGAGCGAGTCGCCGTCGGACAATGAGCAGGAAGGGGAGGAAGCCAAAGCCGCTCGAAAGGCATACAAggagaagacaaaagaaGCTGCTCCCGCCGGCATCATTCCCGAACTAGCAGACTTGGGTGTATACGCCCAGTCTGTGAAACCAGTCGACAACTCCTGGTTCAACCCAGGTACTCTTGTAAACGGGCCGCACCACCACCTCATCAACGTCTCCGAATCGGGTCTGTCCTCACACCTCCCCGATGaatccatcgccatcgcTGCCCACAACTCTCAACACCTCATGCGCGTCTACCCCAAGGGCACACGAATCTCCTCATCAAACCTCAAGCCCCTCAAGTTCTGGGCCATCGGCGCGCAAATCTGCGCTCTCAATTGGCAAACATTTGGCACAAGCAATCAGCTCAACGACGCGTTGTTCAGCGGCTCAGAGGGCTACATCCTGAAGCCAGCAGCCCTTCgaagcggcggcgacggcagaATCCTCACtggcaagaaaaaaagactcCGTTTGCATGTCGCCGGAGCAACGGATATCCCCGTCCACGAAGACCGAGAGGCAGACTCTCTCAGGCCGTACCTGACATGTAACTTGTACAGCCCAGGCGACATTGAAGGTGACACATATAAGCGCAAGACGACGCCGTATAAACATCACAAATTCAGCATTCTACATAGGGGTGACAACCCTCCGGTTACAGAGCCAATTTGGGATGAGACACTGGAATGGGTCTATGAAGATAATGAGTTGGTCTTCCTGCGGATGCTCATCAAGAGTGACGATGCGTGGGCTAGAAACCCCATGATTGCTGTGGCCGCTATTCGGCTACTGTATGCCGTGCCTGGATGGAGTTTCATTCGCATGATGGATATGAAGGGCGGGGAGACTAAGTGTACAATCCTGGTGAAGATTGAGATTGACGACGTTTAA